A DNA window from Amycolatopsis sp. DSM 110486 contains the following coding sequences:
- the sdhC gene encoding succinate dehydrogenase, cytochrome b556 subunit: MSTTASTATEAGASDRAGASRRQGTFYRGDPGMWSWVLHRITGVLTFFFLFVHVLDTSLVRVSPNTYDQVIETYKTPLVNLLEVGLVGAVLFHALNGVRVMLIDFWSKGPKFQKTMLWVIGVVWVVVMIPGAFFMLKRTVETLFGGN, translated from the coding sequence ATGTCCACCACGGCGAGCACTGCCACCGAGGCAGGAGCGAGCGATCGGGCGGGTGCCTCACGCCGGCAGGGGACCTTCTACCGGGGCGACCCCGGCATGTGGTCCTGGGTGCTGCACCGCATCACCGGCGTGCTGACATTCTTCTTCCTGTTCGTGCACGTGCTCGACACCTCGCTCGTCCGCGTGTCGCCGAACACCTACGACCAGGTGATCGAGACGTACAAGACGCCGCTCGTGAACCTGCTCGAGGTCGGTCTGGTCGGCGCGGTTCTCTTCCACGCCCTCAACGGCGTCCGCGTCATGCTGATCGACTTCTGGTCCAAGGGCCCGAAGTTCCAGAAGACGATGCTGTGGGTGATCGGTGTCGTGTGGGTCGTCGTGATGATTCCGGGTGCGTTCTTCATGCTGAAGCGCACGGTCGAGACGCTCTTCGGGGGTAACTGA
- a CDS encoding BMP family protein, which yields MRGTALAAATMAGVLTLAGCAKDTGGGSSSNTAAAGSSDTSCVTAPKPPAAPAAATTSSSSGEKVDGSKLKVGLAFDIGGRGDASFNDAAAAGVDKAKSELGITTVNESTASPSESESAKQQRLEQMASQGLNPIIAVGFAYAPSVAAVAPKHPNTRFAIVDDDTIKLPNVTPLVFAEEQGSFLAGVAAVYKSKNCHIGFVGGVNTPLIQKFEAGYLQGARAVSNKVKIEDEYLTPAGDFSGFQDPAKGNVKAAAEINNGADVIYHAAGASGKGVFDAAKTSGKALAIGVDSDQYNQATVAADKDIILTSMMKRVDVAVFDFLQADAKGDLSVLPQRFDLKVDGVGYATSGGKVDDIKDVLEGYKAQIISGAIQVSDKPTK from the coding sequence ATGCGTGGAACCGCGCTGGCCGCCGCGACCATGGCCGGGGTCCTCACCTTGGCAGGGTGCGCGAAGGACACCGGCGGGGGCAGCAGCAGCAACACCGCCGCGGCTGGCAGCTCTGACACGAGCTGCGTCACCGCGCCGAAGCCGCCCGCGGCTCCGGCAGCAGCCACGACCAGCAGCTCGTCCGGCGAGAAGGTGGACGGCAGCAAGCTCAAGGTCGGCCTGGCGTTCGACATCGGCGGCCGGGGTGACGCCTCCTTCAACGATGCGGCCGCGGCCGGCGTCGACAAGGCGAAGTCCGAGCTCGGCATCACGACCGTCAACGAGAGCACGGCCAGCCCGAGCGAGAGCGAGTCGGCCAAGCAGCAGCGGCTCGAGCAGATGGCGTCGCAGGGCCTGAACCCGATCATCGCGGTCGGTTTCGCCTACGCGCCGTCGGTCGCCGCCGTCGCGCCGAAGCACCCGAACACCCGGTTCGCGATCGTCGACGACGACACCATCAAGCTCCCCAACGTGACGCCGCTGGTGTTCGCCGAGGAGCAGGGCTCGTTCCTGGCCGGCGTCGCCGCCGTCTACAAGAGCAAGAACTGCCACATCGGCTTCGTCGGTGGGGTGAACACGCCGCTGATCCAGAAGTTCGAGGCCGGCTACCTGCAGGGTGCGCGGGCCGTGTCGAACAAGGTCAAGATCGAGGACGAGTACCTGACGCCGGCCGGCGACTTCTCCGGTTTCCAGGACCCGGCCAAGGGCAACGTCAAGGCCGCCGCCGAGATCAACAACGGCGCGGACGTGATCTACCACGCCGCCGGTGCCTCCGGTAAGGGTGTGTTCGACGCCGCCAAGACGTCGGGCAAGGCGTTGGCCATCGGTGTCGACTCCGACCAGTACAACCAGGCCACGGTCGCCGCCGACAAGGACATCATCCTCACCTCGATGATGAAGCGCGTGGACGTCGCGGTGTTCGACTTCCTGCAGGCCGACGCGAAGGGTGACCTGAGCGTGCTGCCGCAGCGCTTCGACCTGAAGGTCGACGGCGTCGGCTACGCCACCTCCGGCGGCAAGGTCGACGACATCAAGGACGTGCTGGAAGGGTACAAGGCCCAGATCATCTCGGGCGCCATCCAGGTTTCGGACAAGCCGACCAAGTAG